A stretch of Triticum aestivum cultivar Chinese Spring chromosome 1D, IWGSC CS RefSeq v2.1, whole genome shotgun sequence DNA encodes these proteins:
- the LOC543494 gene encoding agglutinin isolectin 2 precursor, whose protein sequence is MRKMMSTMALTLGAAVFLAFAAATAQAQRCGEQGSNMECPNNLCCSQYGYCGMGGDYCGKGCQNGACWTSKRCGSQAGGATCPNNHCCSQYGHCGFGAEYCGAGCQGGPCRADIKCGSQSGGKLCPNNLCCSQWGFCGLGSEFCGGGCQSGACSTDKPCGKDAGGRVCTNNYCCSKWGSCGIGPGYCGAGCQSGGCDAVFAGAITANSTLLAE, encoded by the coding sequence ATGAGAAAGATGATGAGCACCATGGCCCTTACGCTCGGCGCGGCTGTCTTCCTCGCCTTCGCCGCGGCGACCGCGCAGGCCCAGAGGTGCGGCGAGCAGGGCAGCAACATGGAGTGCCCCAACAACCTCTGCTGCAGCCAGTACGGGTACTGCGGCATGGGCGGCGACTACTGCGGCAAGGGCTGCCAGAACGGCGCCTGCTggaccagcaagcgctgcggcagCCAGGCCGGCGGGGCGACGTGTCCCAACAACCACTGCTGCAGCCAGTACGGGCACTGCGGCTTCGGAGCCGAGTACTGCGGCGCCGGCTGCCAGGGCGGCCCCTGCCGCGCCGACATCAAGTGCGGCAGCCAGTCCGGCGGCAAGCTATGCCCGAACAACCTCTGCTGCAGCCAGTGGGGATTCTGCGGCCTAGGTTCCGAGTTCTGCGGCGGTGGCTGCCAGAGCGGTGCTTGCAGCACCGACAAGCCGTGCGGCAAGGACGCCGGCGGCAGGGTTTGCACTAACAACTACTGTTGTAGCAAGTGGGGATCCTGTGGCATCGGCCCGGGctattgcggtgcaggctgccagaGCGGCGGCTGTGACGCTGTCTTTGCCGGCGCCATCACCGCCAACTCCACTCTTCTCGCAGAATGA
- the LOC123159989 gene encoding citrate-binding protein-like produces the protein MAPHALSWISVSLLIFLASSSCAAARGARAPKTTDPTAGFTAVRLDERNFALQRPFDEATGARYSFDGTVRKLWVLSSDKPHARQSHTSPRTEIRMAGYDYSSGVWQFEGHGYVPSGTTGVSIMQVFGAGETATTLMLHVYNGGLRYYDRQVVEDDIYDRWFRLNVVHDVKASTVTVYIDGKQKLHVHGRGGDSHYFKFGVYAQNHDSRCMESRWKGIRILKKE, from the exons atggCTCCTCACGCTCTCTCTTGGATTAGTGTGTCTCTGCTCATCTTCTTGGCGTCGTCGTCATGCGCTGCGGCGAGGGGCGCCCGGGCACCCAAAACCACTGACCCGACGGCCGGGTTCACGGCGGTGAGACTCGACGAGCGCAACTTCGCCCTGCAGCGGCCGTTTGACGAGGCAACCGGCGCCCGGTACAGTTTTGACGGCACCGTGCGGAAGCTGTGGGTGCTCTCCTCCGACAAACCCCATGCCCGCCAGAGCCATACGAGCCCAAGAACTGAGATCAGGATGGCA GGATACGACTACAGCTCTGGCGTGTGGCAGTTTGAGGGCCACGGCTACGTCCCCTCAGGCACGACCGGGGTGTCCATCATGCAGGTGTTCGGCGCCGGCGAGACAGCCACCACCCTCATGCTGCACGTCTACAACGGTGGGCTGCGGTACTACGACCGCCAGGTCGTGGAAGACGACATCTATGACAGATGGTTCCGGCTTAACGTGGTCCACGACGTCAAGGCGTCGACGGTGACTGTGTACATCGACGGCAAGCAGAAGCTGCACGTCCATGGCCGTGGTGGCGACTCACATTACTTCAAGTTTGGTGTGTACGCGCAGAACCATGACTCCAGGTGCATGGAGTCTCGCTGGAAGGGGATCAGGATCCTCAAGAAAGAGTGA